A window of the Janthinobacterium agaricidamnosum NBRC 102515 = DSM 9628 genome harbors these coding sequences:
- a CDS encoding MerR family transcriptional regulator — translation MMAQTPIVNGVLLEETALNLEELARACAVEPDWVVRRVRTGLLLQDVPPQVTAWRFSSLDLSRARRLRDIENVFDANEELAALVVDLSEEVRRLKNRLRAAGIESA, via the coding sequence ATGATGGCGCAGACACCGATCGTGAACGGGGTATTGCTGGAAGAGACGGCACTGAACCTGGAAGAGCTGGCGCGCGCCTGCGCGGTCGAGCCGGACTGGGTGGTGCGCCGGGTGCGCACCGGCCTGCTGTTGCAGGACGTGCCGCCGCAAGTGACGGCATGGCGTTTTTCCAGCCTCGACCTGAGCCGCGCGCGCCGCCTGCGCGACATCGAAAACGTGTTCGACGCCAATGAGGAATTGGCGGCGCTGGTGGTCGATTTATCGGAGGAGGTCCGGCGCTTGAAGAACCGCCTGCGCGCCGCCGGAATCGAGAGCGCCTGA
- a CDS encoding DnaJ C-terminal domain-containing protein — translation MDYKDYYQALGIEPSADEAGIKKAYRKLIRKYHPDVSKEADADQRTKELNEAYGVLGDPEKRAAYDQLGKQPAGQPFQPPPDWGASFGGGGDINDSDFFADLFAHVGGARRRGGGFQMRGDDSHASIDIELADAYRGATRGISLRMPQADAQGRLTTRERTLDINIPAGVTEGQQLRLSGQGQPGSGGAPAGDLYLEIRFRPDSRYRVEGRDVFETVPLTPWEAALGGQIDVATPSGTVSVTVPQGSQNGRKLRLKGRGIPGKQPGDLYLLLEVALPPADTARARELYETMARELAFNPRQQRGT, via the coding sequence GTGGACTACAAGGATTATTACCAGGCGCTGGGTATCGAGCCATCGGCCGACGAGGCCGGGATCAAGAAAGCTTATCGCAAGCTGATACGCAAATACCATCCCGATGTCAGCAAGGAAGCCGACGCCGACCAGCGCACCAAGGAATTGAATGAAGCCTACGGCGTGCTGGGCGATCCGGAAAAGCGCGCCGCCTACGACCAGCTCGGCAAGCAGCCGGCCGGCCAGCCATTCCAGCCGCCGCCCGACTGGGGCGCGTCCTTCGGCGGCGGCGGCGACATCAACGACAGCGATTTTTTTGCCGACCTGTTCGCCCATGTCGGCGGCGCGCGGCGGCGCGGCGGCGGCTTCCAGATGCGCGGCGACGACAGCCACGCCAGCATCGACATCGAGCTGGCCGATGCCTACCGCGGCGCCACCCGCGGCATCAGCCTGCGCATGCCGCAAGCCGACGCGCAGGGGCGGCTGACGACGCGCGAACGCACGCTCGATATCAACATTCCGGCCGGTGTGACGGAAGGCCAGCAATTGCGCCTGTCCGGCCAGGGCCAGCCGGGCAGCGGCGGCGCGCCGGCCGGCGACCTGTACCTGGAAATCCGCTTCAGGCCCGACAGCCGCTACCGCGTCGAAGGACGCGACGTGTTTGAAACGGTGCCGCTGACGCCGTGGGAAGCGGCGCTGGGCGGACAGATCGATGTGGCCACGCCATCCGGCACGGTCAGCGTGACGGTGCCGCAAGGTTCGCAAAACGGCCGCAAGCTGCGCCTGAAGGGACGCGGCATTCCCGGCAAGCAGCCCGGCGATTTGTACCTGCTGCTGGAAGTGGCCTTGCCGCCGGCCGATACCGCGCGGGCGCGCGAATTGTATGAAACCATGGCGCGCGAGCTGGCCTTCAATCCGCGTCAACAGAGGGGGACTTGA
- a CDS encoding MATE family efflux transporter encodes MPHATLTLPAVRNEVSALWKLAWPMLIGQLATVGMGVADVAMTGHASAEELAAVSLGTAIWTIVLVTVSGIMIAINTLVAHEVGAARLDRIPHIVRQSMWKAAGIGLLACLLTNLAALVFDHLYLAPQVSRKAALFVHIISTALPAFAAYRALYGYSASINQTKPVMVIALGALLLNILINWLLIYGHWGLPVLGGLGCAVATSACTWLMLAAMLVYIRAAPAYRATYPWGRWEWPHWPQLRAMLQLGLPIGVTYFAEVSAFAIISLLVARYGVVQVSAHQIALNFSSLVFMAPLSFGIALVTRVGQSVGENNPRKARFVSWVGVAMSLSAALVSAAGITLFRHEIARGYTSDPAVRELCAQLLLFAALFQLSDATQVATACAIRGYKVTRPPMLIQLLAFWGFSLPLGYVLGLAPGWFPWSPAAPMQAAGFWIGLVLGLTVAAVLLTWYLNRLSLDRIREAQF; translated from the coding sequence ATGCCCCATGCCACCCTGACCCTGCCCGCCGTCCGCAATGAAGTATCCGCGCTGTGGAAGCTGGCGTGGCCGATGCTGATCGGCCAGCTCGCCACCGTCGGCATGGGGGTGGCCGACGTCGCCATGACCGGCCATGCCAGCGCCGAGGAACTGGCGGCGGTGTCGCTCGGTACCGCGATCTGGACCATCGTACTGGTCACCGTCAGCGGCATCATGATCGCCATCAATACGCTGGTGGCGCACGAGGTCGGCGCGGCACGGCTCGACCGCATCCCGCACATCGTGCGCCAGTCGATGTGGAAAGCGGCCGGCATCGGCCTGCTGGCCTGCCTGCTGACCAACCTGGCCGCGCTGGTGTTCGACCATTTGTACCTGGCGCCGCAAGTGAGCCGCAAGGCCGCGCTGTTCGTGCACATCATCAGCACCGCGCTGCCGGCCTTCGCCGCCTACCGCGCGCTGTACGGCTACAGCGCCAGCATCAACCAGACCAAGCCGGTGATGGTCATCGCGCTCGGCGCGCTGCTGCTCAATATCCTGATCAACTGGCTGCTGATCTATGGCCACTGGGGCTTGCCGGTGTTGGGCGGACTCGGCTGCGCGGTCGCCACCAGCGCCTGCACCTGGCTGATGCTGGCCGCGATGCTGGTCTATATCCGCGCGGCGCCGGCCTACCGCGCCACTTATCCATGGGGCCGCTGGGAGTGGCCGCACTGGCCGCAATTGCGCGCCATGCTGCAGCTCGGCCTGCCGATCGGCGTCACTTATTTCGCCGAGGTCAGCGCGTTCGCCATCATCAGCCTGCTGGTGGCGCGATACGGCGTGGTGCAAGTGTCGGCGCACCAGATCGCGCTCAATTTCTCCTCGCTGGTGTTCATGGCCCCGCTGTCGTTCGGCATCGCGCTGGTGACGCGGGTCGGCCAGTCGGTCGGCGAAAATAATCCGCGCAAGGCGCGCTTCGTGTCGTGGGTAGGGGTGGCCATGTCGCTGTCGGCGGCGCTGGTGTCGGCGGCAGGCATCACGCTGTTTCGCCATGAAATCGCGCGCGGCTACACGTCCGACCCGGCGGTGCGGGAACTGTGCGCGCAATTGCTGCTGTTCGCCGCACTGTTCCAGTTATCGGACGCGACCCAGGTCGCCACCGCGTGCGCGATCCGCGGCTACAAGGTGACGCGCCCGCCGATGCTGATCCAGTTGCTGGCGTTCTGGGGCTTTTCGCTGCCGCTCGGTTATGTGCTGGGACTGGCGCCGGGCTGGTTTCCATGGTCGCCGGCGGCGCCGATGCAAGCCGCCGGTTTCTGGATCGGCCTGGTGCTCGGCCTGACGGTGGCGGCGGTGCTGCTGACCTGGTATTTGAACCGCTTGTCGCTGGACCGGATACGCGAGGCGCAATTTTAA
- a CDS encoding S9 family peptidase encodes MRFILCFLAALASVPATAERLTLDRIQADPALAGPDVRSLKVSPDGARVTFLRGRPDNQFQFDLWEFNLKDKAAHRLVDSKALAPKEELSDAEKARRERERTASLNGILSYSWSPDGKQLLVPLAGKLYLVDVAQPDAARLVASGDVLDPKISPKGRYLSFVRQQNLFVIDLKTGQERQLTSDGAGTVHNGEAEFVAQEEMHQLTGYYWAPDDSAIAYKRYDEAPVPVVRRFEIFADRTDVVEQRYPAAGDPNVLVQLRIVSPQTGAQRQVDLGPDSDIYLVRADWSADSKDLVYQRQSRDQKRLDLVAVDAATLAQRTLLTETSKTWVSINDDLYFLKNRKGFIWSSERSGRNHLYLYDMNGALLHPISSGAWGIDNVLAVNEKAGRVFVSSNRDAVIDKQTYALAIDGSTADQPKRITQADGWHESSFARNGEVFVDTFSDPATPPQVSIRRPDGAMVGWLEHNELKTGHPYAPYLADHLPTEYGSMQSKDGQTLYYSLIKPSNFNPAKRYPVFLSTYGGPHSQHVTRRWDSKGFDQYMAQQGYVVFRLDNRGSSRRERAFTDAIYHNLGKAEVEDQLTGIDWLGKQSFVDARRIGVFGWSYGGFMTLRLLSAASDKIAMGVSVAPVTDWSLYDTHYTEHFLGMPKENAAGYQDSTVFAHLDGLKSPLLLIHGMADDNVLFTNTTRMIDALVNRGVQFDLMTYPGAKHGISSRAGQRHVYARIAAFFNQHLGGGSAP; translated from the coding sequence ATGCGTTTTATTCTTTGTTTCCTGGCCGCTCTGGCCAGCGTGCCGGCAACGGCCGAGCGCCTGACCCTGGACCGCATCCAGGCCGATCCGGCCCTGGCCGGCCCCGACGTGCGCTCCCTGAAAGTGTCGCCGGACGGCGCCCGCGTGACTTTTTTACGCGGCCGTCCCGACAACCAGTTCCAGTTCGACCTGTGGGAATTCAACCTGAAGGACAAGGCCGCGCACCGGCTGGTCGACTCCAAGGCACTGGCGCCGAAAGAAGAGCTGTCGGACGCCGAAAAAGCGCGCCGCGAACGCGAACGCACCGCCAGCCTGAACGGCATCCTGAGCTATAGCTGGTCGCCCGACGGCAAGCAATTGCTGGTGCCGCTGGCCGGCAAGCTTTACCTGGTCGATGTGGCCCAACCCGACGCCGCGCGGCTGGTCGCCAGCGGCGACGTGCTGGACCCGAAAATCTCGCCGAAGGGCCGTTACCTGTCTTTCGTGCGCCAGCAAAACCTGTTCGTGATCGACTTGAAGACCGGCCAGGAACGCCAGTTGACCAGCGATGGCGCGGGCACGGTGCATAACGGCGAGGCCGAATTCGTGGCGCAGGAAGAAATGCACCAGCTCACCGGTTATTACTGGGCGCCGGACGATTCCGCGATCGCCTACAAACGCTACGACGAAGCGCCGGTGCCGGTGGTGCGCCGCTTTGAAATCTTCGCCGACCGCACCGACGTCGTCGAGCAGCGCTACCCGGCCGCCGGCGATCCCAACGTGCTGGTGCAATTGCGCATCGTGTCGCCGCAAACCGGCGCGCAACGCCAGGTCGACCTGGGCCCGGACAGCGACATCTACCTGGTGCGCGCCGACTGGAGCGCGGACAGCAAGGACCTGGTCTACCAGCGCCAGTCGCGCGACCAGAAGCGCCTGGACCTGGTCGCCGTCGATGCGGCCACGCTGGCCCAGCGCACCTTGCTGACCGAAACCTCGAAAACCTGGGTCAGCATCAACGACGACCTGTACTTCCTGAAAAACCGCAAGGGCTTCATCTGGTCGTCCGAGCGCAGCGGCCGCAACCACCTGTACCTGTACGATATGAACGGCGCCTTGCTGCATCCGATTTCGAGCGGCGCATGGGGCATCGACAATGTGCTGGCGGTGAATGAAAAAGCCGGCCGCGTGTTCGTCTCATCGAACCGCGACGCGGTGATCGACAAGCAAACCTACGCGCTGGCGATCGATGGCAGCACGGCCGACCAGCCGAAGCGCATCACCCAGGCCGACGGCTGGCATGAATCGTCGTTTGCCCGCAATGGCGAAGTGTTCGTCGATACTTTCTCCGATCCGGCCACCCCGCCGCAAGTGAGCATCCGCCGTCCGGACGGTGCGATGGTCGGCTGGCTGGAACACAATGAGCTGAAGACCGGCCATCCGTACGCGCCCTACCTGGCCGACCATTTGCCGACCGAGTACGGCAGCATGCAGTCGAAGGATGGCCAGACTTTGTATTATTCGCTGATCAAGCCATCGAACTTCAATCCGGCCAAACGCTATCCGGTATTCCTGTCGACCTACGGCGGCCCGCATTCGCAGCACGTGACGCGCCGTTGGGACAGCAAGGGCTTCGACCAGTACATGGCGCAACAGGGTTATGTGGTGTTCCGGCTGGATAACCGCGGCTCGTCGCGCCGCGAACGCGCTTTCACCGATGCGATCTATCACAACCTCGGCAAGGCCGAAGTCGAAGACCAGCTGACCGGCATAGACTGGCTGGGCAAGCAGAGTTTTGTCGATGCCAGACGCATCGGCGTGTTCGGCTGGAGCTACGGCGGTTTCATGACCTTGCGCCTGCTGTCGGCCGCATCCGACAAGATCGCGATGGGCGTGTCGGTGGCGCCGGTGACCGACTGGTCGCTGTACGACACCCACTATACCGAGCACTTCCTCGGCATGCCGAAGGAAAATGCCGCCGGCTACCAGGACAGCACGGTGTTCGCGCACCTGGACGGCTTGAAATCGCCGCTGCTGCTAATCCACGGCATGGCCGACGATAACGTACTATTTACCAATACCACGCGCATGATCGATGCGCTGGTCAACCGTGGCGTGCAATTCGACCTGATGACGTATCCGGGCGCGAAACACGGCATCTCGTCGCGCGCCGGCCAGCGCCATGTGTACGCCAGGATCGCCGCGTTCTTCAACCAGCACCTGGGCGGCGGCAGCGCGCCCTGA
- a CDS encoding CsbD family protein, with protein MNQDQVKGAVKDIGGKIQEEAGKLVGSKEQQAKGLLNQAEGKAQQQVGNLKEAVKDATKR; from the coding sequence ATGAACCAAGATCAAGTCAAAGGGGCAGTCAAGGACATCGGCGGCAAAATCCAGGAAGAAGCCGGTAAACTGGTCGGCAGCAAGGAACAGCAAGCCAAGGGCTTGTTGAACCAGGCCGAAGGCAAGGCCCAGCAGCAAGTGGGCAATCTGAAGGAAGCCGTCAAGGACGCGACCAAGCGTTAA
- a CDS encoding M13 family metallopeptidase encodes MPSSNPSLHRTPLKIAIAMAFWGASLTLAPTFAADQSSPAAGQAASAVVLPGDNFYDYANGSWMQETEIPADRSSWGSFASLSESGNQRLLKLIAAIPANRTASAEAKQVSAYYQAYMDEAGIEAKGLAPLKPLLKSIDGLRDKTALAHALGTSLRADVDPLNDTRFFTENLFGLWIAQNLNETSHNVPYLLQGGLGMPDRAYYLTDSPRMAGLRTQYQAYIASMLKLAGGDADAEARAARVFELERNIAEVHASREDSADVAKGNNQWRSSDFASKAPGLDWNAFFASAGLAGQRDFIVWHPGAFTGTAALVAATPLSTWKDFLSFHTINHFATTLPKAVSEQRFAFYGRALSGTPQQSARWKRGLASTNAALSDAVGKLYVEQYFPPESKVRVQHMVSNIVAAFSRRIDRLDWMAPATKAQAQEKLKTLYVGVAYPDHWKSYDGLKIGRHDALGNALRAEQFHYRQELAKLGKPVDRSEWAMPAQLVNAVNLPLQNALNFPAAILQAPFFDPNASDAANYGGIGATIGHEISHSFDDQGAQFDAQGRWRDWWSEADLAHFKAAAGTLAAQYSTYQPFPDLAVNGQLTLSENLADLAGLAVSYDAFKASQQGKPVQADADRQFFLGFAHTWRNKAREAAVRQQILTDGHAPAAYRSATVRNLDAWYQAFGVQPGQQLYLAPEQRVRVW; translated from the coding sequence ATGCCATCTAGCAACCCGTCATTGCACCGGACTCCCCTGAAAATCGCCATCGCCATGGCATTCTGGGGCGCCTCGCTGACCCTGGCGCCAACCTTCGCGGCGGACCAGTCCAGCCCTGCGGCTGGGCAAGCGGCCAGCGCTGTAGTTTTGCCTGGCGATAACTTTTATGACTACGCCAACGGTAGCTGGATGCAAGAGACCGAGATTCCGGCCGACCGCAGCAGCTGGGGTTCGTTCGCCAGTCTGTCCGAGAGCGGCAACCAGCGCCTCCTCAAATTGATCGCCGCCATTCCGGCCAACCGGACCGCCTCGGCCGAGGCGAAGCAGGTCAGCGCTTATTATCAAGCCTATATGGATGAGGCGGGGATCGAAGCCAAAGGTTTGGCGCCATTAAAGCCGTTGCTCAAGAGCATCGATGGCTTGCGCGACAAGACCGCCCTGGCGCACGCGCTGGGCACCAGTTTGCGGGCCGACGTCGATCCGCTTAACGATACCAGATTTTTCACTGAAAACCTGTTCGGCCTGTGGATCGCCCAAAACCTGAACGAGACCTCGCACAATGTGCCGTACCTGCTGCAAGGCGGTCTGGGCATGCCGGACCGCGCGTATTACCTGACCGACAGCCCGCGCATGGCCGGGCTGCGCACGCAATACCAAGCTTATATCGCCAGCATGCTGAAGCTGGCCGGCGGTGATGCCGATGCCGAAGCCCGCGCCGCGCGCGTGTTCGAACTGGAGCGCAACATCGCCGAAGTCCACGCCAGCCGCGAAGATTCGGCCGATGTCGCCAAGGGCAACAACCAGTGGCGCAGCAGCGATTTCGCCAGCAAGGCGCCCGGCCTGGACTGGAACGCTTTTTTCGCCAGCGCCGGCCTGGCCGGCCAGCGCGATTTCATCGTCTGGCATCCGGGCGCCTTCACCGGTACCGCGGCGCTGGTGGCGGCCACGCCGCTGTCGACCTGGAAGGATTTCCTCAGCTTTCATACGATCAACCATTTTGCGACGACCTTGCCGAAAGCTGTGTCCGAGCAGCGTTTCGCCTTTTACGGCCGCGCGCTGAGCGGCACGCCGCAACAGTCGGCGCGCTGGAAACGCGGCCTGGCCTCGACCAATGCGGCGCTGAGCGACGCGGTCGGCAAGCTGTACGTCGAACAGTATTTTCCGCCTGAATCGAAAGTGCGCGTGCAGCACATGGTCAGCAATATCGTCGCCGCGTTCTCGCGCCGCATCGACCGGCTCGACTGGATGGCGCCTGCCACCAAGGCGCAGGCGCAGGAAAAATTGAAAACCCTGTACGTCGGCGTGGCGTATCCGGACCACTGGAAAAGTTATGACGGCTTGAAGATCGGCCGTCACGACGCCTTGGGTAATGCGCTGCGCGCCGAGCAATTCCACTACCGCCAGGAATTGGCGAAGCTGGGCAAGCCGGTCGACCGCAGCGAATGGGCGATGCCGGCGCAACTGGTCAACGCGGTCAACCTGCCGCTGCAAAATGCGCTGAACTTCCCGGCGGCGATCTTGCAAGCGCCATTCTTCGATCCGAATGCATCGGACGCGGCCAACTATGGCGGCATCGGCGCCACCATCGGCCATGAAATCAGCCACAGCTTCGACGACCAGGGCGCGCAATTCGACGCCCAGGGCCGCTGGCGCGACTGGTGGAGCGAAGCCGACCTGGCGCATTTCAAGGCTGCCGCCGGTACGCTGGCGGCGCAGTATTCGACCTACCAACCGTTCCCCGACCTGGCTGTCAACGGCCAGTTGACGCTGAGCGAAAACCTGGCCGACCTGGCCGGGCTGGCGGTGTCCTACGATGCGTTCAAGGCGTCGCAGCAAGGCAAGCCGGTGCAGGCTGACGCCGACCGGCAATTTTTCCTCGGGTTTGCGCACACCTGGCGTAACAAGGCGCGCGAGGCGGCTGTGCGCCAGCAAATTCTGACCGACGGTCACGCGCCGGCGGCGTACCGCAGCGCCACCGTGCGCAACCTCGACGCCTGGTACCAGGCCTTCGGCGTCCAGCCGGGGCAGCAGTTGTACCTGGCGCCGGAACAGCGCGTGCGGGTCTGGTAA
- a CDS encoding HDOD domain-containing protein, with protein MKLEALFQHSQALPAAPKVVAELINSFNDAGVSTEEIAAKVAADPVLSAKLLRLANSAYYHVSRSIGTVDDAVLMLGFVTVRTLVISSGLVSGFKSVPGLDLKQFWRYSLHTAVSAKWIAREAGENTDLAFTIGMMHAIGQLVIHAAMPEQAMQLDKIAGPLDSRRLDAEQVSLGYCFADVGAELASRWKFPAPFGAAIAAFPAPLAAAPLNRMAAVVHLAAWRARIDESQLTSDEASACYPTEVAAALGLKRGVLTDNMPSPDELSAGLEELVA; from the coding sequence ATGAAACTTGAGGCGCTATTTCAACATTCGCAAGCTTTGCCGGCAGCACCCAAAGTGGTCGCCGAGTTGATCAATAGTTTCAACGATGCCGGGGTCTCGACGGAGGAAATCGCCGCCAAGGTGGCCGCCGATCCGGTGTTGAGCGCCAAATTGCTGCGCCTGGCCAATTCCGCCTACTACCACGTGTCGCGCAGCATCGGCACGGTCGACGATGCGGTGCTGATGCTGGGTTTCGTGACGGTACGCACGCTGGTCATCAGTTCCGGCCTGGTCAGCGGCTTTAAAAGCGTACCCGGCCTCGACTTGAAGCAATTCTGGCGCTACAGCCTGCACACCGCCGTCTCGGCCAAGTGGATCGCCAGGGAAGCCGGCGAAAATACCGATTTGGCGTTTACCATCGGCATGATGCACGCCATCGGCCAATTGGTGATCCATGCGGCGATGCCGGAACAAGCCATGCAACTGGACAAGATCGCCGGACCGCTCGATTCGCGCCGGCTGGATGCCGAACAAGTTTCGCTGGGTTACTGTTTTGCCGATGTCGGCGCCGAACTGGCCAGTCGCTGGAAATTCCCGGCCCCGTTCGGCGCGGCCATCGCCGCCTTCCCGGCCCCGCTGGCGGCCGCGCCGCTGAACCGGATGGCAGCCGTGGTGCATCTGGCGGCGTGGCGCGCGCGCATCGATGAAAGCCAGCTGACATCGGATGAAGCGAGCGCCTGCTATCCGACCGAAGTTGCCGCCGCGCTCGGCCTGAAAAGGGGCGTCTTGACCGACAATATGCCGTCGCCGGATGAATTAAGTGCCGGACTGGAAGAACTGGTCGCATGA
- a CDS encoding flagellar protein FliT, which produces MTSNDVLAVYENIAGLTNQMVVAARGSDWDGLSKLEGQCATEASAVAGGAVPALSGAPRMRKIDLLRQILANDREIRNVTEPWMAQLAKVMPEARL; this is translated from the coding sequence ATGACTTCCAACGATGTTCTCGCTGTATATGAAAATATTGCCGGACTGACCAATCAAATGGTCGTGGCGGCGCGCGGCAGCGACTGGGATGGCTTGAGCAAACTGGAAGGTCAGTGCGCTACCGAAGCCAGTGCGGTTGCCGGCGGCGCCGTACCGGCCCTGAGCGGCGCGCCGCGCATGCGCAAAATCGACTTGCTGCGCCAGATCCTGGCCAACGACCGCGAAATCCGCAACGTCACCGAACCGTGGATGGCGCAATTGGCCAAGGTAATGCCGGAAGCACGGCTGTAA
- a CDS encoding cytochrome P460 family protein, with protein MMKSLQLGLLAVALASSAFAAAPATGPATVPAANTASASPIYGVTIPDGYRKWEMIAPAHETDPLNELRVVLGNPIAMKAIEANSLPFPDGTILAKLAWKHVQSTESPPAYVPGAATTVQFMVKDSKKYASTGGWGFGRFINGKATDEAQHQTCFACHQALVKNHDFVFTRLAP; from the coding sequence ATGATGAAATCGCTTCAGCTCGGCTTGCTCGCCGTCGCATTGGCGTCGTCCGCGTTCGCCGCCGCCCCGGCTACCGGGCCGGCCACTGTCCCCGCCGCGAATACCGCAAGCGCTTCGCCCATCTATGGCGTGACCATCCCCGATGGATACCGCAAGTGGGAAATGATCGCGCCAGCCCATGAGACCGATCCGCTCAACGAGTTGCGCGTAGTGCTAGGCAATCCGATCGCGATGAAGGCGATCGAGGCCAACTCGCTGCCCTTCCCGGACGGCACCATCCTCGCCAAGCTGGCCTGGAAGCATGTGCAATCGACCGAATCGCCACCCGCCTACGTTCCCGGTGCGGCCACCACCGTGCAATTCATGGTCAAGGACTCGAAAAAATACGCCAGCACCGGCGGCTGGGGATTTGGCCGCTTCATCAACGGCAAGGCCACCGATGAAGCGCAGCACCAGACCTGCTTCGCTTGCCATCAAGCATTGGTGAAGAATCACGATTTTGTGTTTACCCGCCTGGCGCCGTAA